One halophilic archaeon DL31 genomic region harbors:
- a CDS encoding hypothetical protein (KEGG: hsl:OE5397A1F hypothetical protein) — MITRSVTIEDIDDLYLMWNDHINASALYRRALREEMEVRGVDPDELRDLLERAREQGYTLEEIAEDTNRFDDLQSLVEEQQSQPPAGDTTDD, encoded by the coding sequence ATGATTACAAGGTCAGTCACCATCGAGGACATCGATGATCTGTACCTGATGTGGAACGACCACATCAACGCTTCCGCCCTCTATCGCCGCGCCCTCCGCGAGGAAATGGAAGTCCGCGGTGTTGATCCCGACGAACTCCGCGACCTCCTCGAACGGGCCCGCGAGCAGGGCTACACCCTCGAAGAGATCGCAGAGGACACCAACCGATTCGACGACCTCCAGTCGCTCGTCGAAGAGCAGCAGAGCCAGCCACCGGCTGGAGACACCACGGATGATTGA
- a CDS encoding hypothetical protein (KEGG: hvo:HVO_A0391 hypothetical protein) encodes MSQDKTPSDPERSTDTESPLTGKIPRQAALTVVLLSLFAVQPVAAQSNAVCSADNLPSMIEGFFQLTTALGIVGLAIVWQADSLIEMFTLNPEQKKGLKRHKRSAMKSAVVLVVLGPLYTVAGSMMGLPLAQCVDLVPW; translated from the coding sequence ATGTCACAGGACAAGACTCCCTCCGACCCTGAGCGTAGCACCGACACCGAGTCACCGCTGACCGGCAAGATCCCTCGGCAGGCAGCGCTCACCGTCGTCCTCCTGAGCCTGTTCGCCGTCCAGCCGGTCGCCGCCCAGAGCAACGCAGTCTGTAGCGCGGACAATCTCCCCAGCATGATTGAGGGATTCTTCCAGCTGACCACCGCGCTGGGGATCGTCGGCCTCGCCATCGTCTGGCAGGCTGACTCCCTCATCGAGATGTTCACCCTCAATCCAGAGCAGAAGAAGGGCCTGAAGCGGCACAAGCGCTCTGCGATGAAGTCCGCGGTCGTCCTCGTCGTCCTCGGCCCGCTTTACACCGTTGCCGGGTCGATGATGGGCCTCCCGCTGGCGCAGTGTGTCGATCTCGTCCCCTGGTAA
- a CDS encoding hypothetical protein (KEGG: hsl:OE5400F hypothetical protein): MSHRELSVLMAGLLVTSLVTGIVAADPPRPGTEGNGLTENESSTLWSRDADSYISQEEYRQRYGENRSAVHQVANGTDITFKRPPATAATWTRNDFEDLDAGGPDTSVHPPHADLEDGVFIEDAHATIFALQPSTRGHLESGETPLYIAPNGTMRGFVDYRVRVPNGSSSGNTTISWSLTEHEIEEVRLKNDGETIAERDGSHTPALDYQIEDDWSANLTLEAEISVRLKKTVRTDLGDRTDVDVTYRTESRNVSDSIAVEIYDLSAYPYYAEYPNGDAGVAIFQSRPWQGYTLTEDGEARVRGIWRFYTARDTNWDTLVRSNRTDSATVESDAIPVYVHAYPSRIGPRAEPVRDGPELIETWGTDRPSPVGTIGENINIDIVNQSYTTTYGVAVRAETIDREALHVAGIVRGVNASIVEPDGGSERQLRRSNLTVKVLEQNQSQATLRIELRDNQTGAPITLDDSRQYPIGGTTRNGYITVADQRVETNESGVAIVTIDEPGIYTARYHPGSWLGHNPAYVSDSATARWHPLGTIDGWFALVFEVGWQLLPFFVMFYAGKRLLRMLGPEDIFGQNP, encoded by the coding sequence ATGTCCCACCGAGAGCTCTCCGTGCTCATGGCCGGCTTGCTCGTGACGAGCCTAGTCACGGGTATCGTCGCTGCTGACCCGCCACGACCTGGTACGGAGGGGAACGGGCTCACCGAGAATGAGTCGTCGACGCTGTGGTCACGTGATGCGGACAGCTACATCAGCCAGGAGGAGTACCGCCAGCGCTACGGCGAGAACCGCTCCGCTGTCCATCAGGTCGCCAACGGGACGGACATTACGTTCAAACGGCCGCCCGCGACCGCGGCGACGTGGACGCGGAACGACTTCGAGGACCTCGACGCCGGCGGTCCAGATACGTCCGTGCATCCGCCGCACGCGGACCTCGAGGACGGCGTCTTCATCGAAGATGCTCACGCAACGATCTTCGCACTCCAGCCCTCTACCCGAGGGCACCTGGAGTCCGGTGAGACCCCACTCTACATCGCGCCCAATGGGACGATGCGCGGGTTCGTTGATTACCGCGTTCGCGTACCCAACGGGAGCTCCTCCGGCAACACGACTATCTCGTGGTCGCTCACGGAGCACGAGATCGAGGAAGTCCGGTTGAAGAATGACGGCGAGACCATCGCCGAGCGTGATGGGTCTCATACGCCTGCCCTCGACTATCAAATCGAGGACGACTGGAGTGCGAATCTCACGCTGGAAGCGGAGATTAGCGTTCGGCTGAAGAAGACTGTCAGGACCGACCTTGGTGACCGGACGGACGTCGACGTTACCTATCGGACGGAATCACGGAACGTCTCCGATTCGATCGCCGTCGAGATCTACGACCTCTCGGCGTATCCCTACTACGCGGAGTACCCCAACGGCGACGCCGGTGTGGCCATCTTCCAGTCGCGGCCGTGGCAGGGATATACGCTCACGGAGGACGGTGAGGCACGAGTCCGTGGCATCTGGCGGTTCTACACGGCTCGGGACACCAACTGGGACACGCTCGTTCGGTCAAACCGGACGGATAGCGCCACCGTCGAGTCCGATGCAATTCCGGTGTACGTCCACGCGTATCCCTCGCGGATCGGGCCGCGTGCTGAGCCGGTCCGGGACGGCCCCGAACTCATCGAGACGTGGGGGACTGACCGCCCGTCGCCCGTCGGCACTATCGGCGAGAACATCAACATCGACATCGTCAATCAGTCGTACACGACGACATACGGCGTCGCCGTTCGGGCGGAGACCATCGACCGCGAAGCGCTCCACGTTGCGGGGATAGTCCGTGGCGTGAACGCCTCGATTGTCGAACCGGATGGGGGCTCCGAGCGCCAGCTCCGGCGCAGCAACCTCACGGTCAAGGTCCTCGAACAGAACCAGTCACAGGCGACCCTCCGAATTGAGTTACGGGACAATCAGACCGGCGCTCCAATCACGCTCGACGATAGCCGTCAGTACCCGATTGGCGGAACCACCCGCAACGGGTACATCACCGTCGCAGATCAGCGCGTCGAGACCAACGAATCCGGCGTTGCAATCGTGACGATCGACGAGCCGGGGATCTACACGGCTCGGTACCATCCGGGTTCGTGGCTTGGCCATAATCCCGCGTACGTAAGCGATTCCGCGACGGCGCGCTGGCATCCACTTGGGACAATCGACGGCTGGTTTGCGCTGGTGTTCGAGGTCGGCTGGCAGCTGCTGCCGTTCTTCGTGATGTTCTACGCCGGCAAGCGACTCCTGCGGATGCTCGGCCCAGAAGACATCTTTGGACAAAACCCATGA
- a CDS encoding hypothetical protein (KEGG: hsl:OE5404F hypothetical protein), translating to MTRNNPHISRRTALRTVAGAAMASVAGCLNNGDSPGGGNSTPSDDGRIIQQVTVEGTELVVEYSSEEGVDQINLVQPNGELFGQRETAAGSQQVSFEIGTAYEPGEYTVVALSGDETLAESSSVIEPEIGIRDVGLYRNNPEKPWDEVYGDTETDRLKNGEAYVTVENAGSGPEAVVELVFSGDVPNPVGDPRGSGMYETEQVVISPEETVDLFSSSFPFGSESEEGMGCSPDGNSGEFTVTVRTQVGGDDVSKTFDVQYSGSTEMSDCEVSITEA from the coding sequence ATGACTCGAAACAATCCCCACATCAGTAGACGGACCGCCCTCCGAACAGTCGCCGGTGCCGCTATGGCGAGCGTGGCAGGGTGTCTCAACAATGGTGATTCCCCAGGTGGCGGCAACTCAACCCCATCTGATGATGGGAGAATTATCCAACAGGTCACCGTGGAGGGGACAGAACTCGTCGTCGAATACTCGTCGGAAGAGGGAGTGGATCAGATCAACCTCGTTCAGCCGAATGGGGAGCTGTTCGGTCAACGAGAAACCGCTGCTGGGTCACAGCAGGTTTCCTTCGAGATTGGAACTGCCTACGAGCCTGGTGAGTACACTGTCGTGGCTCTCAGCGGTGATGAAACGCTAGCTGAGAGTTCATCAGTGATTGAGCCAGAAATTGGGATTCGAGATGTCGGCCTTTACCGGAATAATCCTGAGAAGCCGTGGGATGAAGTCTACGGGGATACCGAGACAGATCGGCTAAAGAACGGGGAAGCGTACGTTACCGTCGAAAACGCTGGAAGCGGGCCAGAAGCGGTTGTTGAATTGGTTTTCTCCGGTGATGTCCCGAATCCTGTCGGAGATCCCCGAGGTAGTGGGATGTACGAAACCGAGCAGGTGGTAATCTCACCGGAGGAAACGGTCGACCTATTCAGTAGTTCGTTCCCGTTTGGCTCTGAATCTGAAGAGGGAATGGGATGCTCTCCGGACGGGAACAGCGGTGAATTCACCGTCACAGTCCGGACCCAAGTTGGCGGAGACGACGTGTCGAAAACCTTCGATGTACAGTACTCCGGGTCCACGGAAATGAGTGACTGCGAGGTTTCAATCACGGAGGCCTAA
- a CDS encoding hypothetical protein (KEGG: hla:Hlac_2962 hypothetical protein), translating to MVDLIDVVLEGIKDVVDWFIGLFMDGLRSGYQTLTEEMFGTPTPQTDGTFIFGEPSNAPWPAIQEGLIGGEIMLIALLLLVMSVQGRHTIRIFNIGSAYEARKTKKTAWVGAFLIITWYWIGALALYLVDGFTIALMPELSSLGSAMLQFITGSITNPGLGLLFALIGGISMWALEALFYIRQILLYVYLYGMPIAFAIAYGNIPVLSDVAMGFSKRFVPLAILPLPAAIVLKGYDLLYSGGALTPGTAFLKYLVASSLPLVALYVTWKTFKYATPLTAKVLGGATKGAALIGGVAAGAYIGGAGVATTAARWGPKAAAGHAVAQKAAARGSNSDEDSGTPSYRRTENDPGSY from the coding sequence ATGGTGGACCTGATAGACGTTGTTCTCGAGGGGATCAAAGACGTCGTCGATTGGTTCATCGGTCTGTTCATGGACGGGCTTCGGTCGGGGTATCAGACCCTGACCGAAGAGATGTTTGGCACTCCAACTCCTCAGACCGACGGGACGTTCATTTTCGGAGAACCAAGTAATGCCCCTTGGCCAGCAATCCAAGAGGGGCTAATCGGCGGCGAGATCATGTTGATCGCTCTGCTGCTGCTCGTGATGAGCGTTCAGGGTCGACACACCATCCGGATCTTCAATATCGGGAGTGCGTACGAGGCTCGAAAGACCAAGAAGACTGCCTGGGTCGGTGCTTTCCTGATTATTACCTGGTACTGGATCGGAGCGCTCGCACTCTACCTTGTCGATGGGTTCACGATTGCCCTGATGCCGGAGCTGTCCTCGCTGGGCTCTGCTATGCTGCAGTTCATAACGGGGTCGATTACCAATCCCGGTCTCGGTCTCCTGTTTGCCCTAATTGGAGGAATTTCGATGTGGGCGTTGGAGGCGCTGTTCTACATCCGGCAGATTCTCCTCTACGTCTACCTGTACGGGATGCCCATCGCGTTCGCCATTGCGTATGGCAATATCCCTGTCCTCTCTGATGTCGCGATGGGATTCAGCAAACGGTTCGTCCCGTTGGCCATCCTACCCCTGCCTGCAGCGATAGTCCTCAAGGGATACGACTTACTCTACTCTGGAGGGGCGTTGACGCCGGGAACAGCGTTCCTCAAGTATCTCGTCGCGTCTTCACTTCCACTCGTTGCGCTCTATGTCACGTGGAAGACGTTCAAGTACGCGACTCCGCTGACCGCGAAAGTTCTCGGCGGTGCGACCAAGGGAGCGGCTCTCATCGGCGGCGTGGCTGCTGGAGCATACATCGGCGGCGCCGGCGTCGCGACGACCGCCGCCCGGTGGGGCCCGAAAGCCGCTGCGGGACACGCCGTTGCCCAGAAGGCAGCGGCCCGAGGTTCGAACAGCGACGAAGATAGCGGGACGCCGTCCTACCGGCGGACCGAGAACGACCCTGGAAGCTACTAA
- a CDS encoding hypothetical protein (KEGG: hsl:OE5010R hypothetical protein): MSTDQDAAARRIMDQFGEESRIPYLNIEEGDVGVLIAFPIVGLFIAGLTGIESLALPFVAGGFGFGVAIVYVSPDHLNAWTWTKDVYRYVKRPQITFSSPEEANSSTNETERNEGGLANYTPFKPDERTQDLTNIERAWPGAGAIQRADGTMEAFIEIDPDNMDFAMSDDWAQLQDAGEEFANKELDSKLKLHATTRSFPVEQITENIEDRLNDEDVKENPIFRELLEEYRETRPKEMRDRGIQQVRYYIGVQVTPLEVYDRFRDEGTPAEKLTQFPVIGFLFNPFVTRREDLTDVERRAQMFEKLDSRVNDVRSEFIQQASGWSARRLSTVELFVLNMDFWNGREHDYDEAERVVREQPIIGHSRREDAHDA, translated from the coding sequence ATGTCCACCGATCAAGACGCAGCCGCACGGCGAATCATGGACCAGTTCGGTGAGGAGAGTCGCATCCCCTACCTCAACATCGAGGAAGGCGACGTTGGCGTCCTCATCGCCTTCCCGATCGTCGGCCTGTTCATTGCCGGCCTCACCGGCATCGAATCACTCGCCCTCCCGTTCGTCGCAGGGGGGTTCGGGTTCGGCGTCGCGATCGTCTACGTCTCGCCCGACCACCTCAACGCGTGGACGTGGACGAAAGACGTCTATCGCTACGTCAAGCGCCCCCAGATCACGTTCAGTTCCCCAGAGGAGGCCAACAGTAGTACCAACGAGACAGAGCGCAACGAGGGCGGGCTCGCGAACTACACGCCGTTCAAGCCCGACGAACGAACGCAGGACCTCACGAACATCGAACGGGCGTGGCCGGGGGCTGGCGCGATCCAGCGCGCCGACGGGACGATGGAGGCGTTCATCGAGATCGACCCGGACAACATGGACTTCGCGATGTCCGACGACTGGGCCCAGCTCCAGGACGCCGGCGAGGAGTTCGCCAACAAGGAACTCGACTCGAAGCTCAAACTCCACGCGACAACCCGCTCATTTCCGGTGGAGCAGATTACCGAGAACATCGAAGACCGCCTGAACGACGAGGACGTCAAAGAAAACCCGATCTTCCGGGAGCTTCTCGAGGAGTATCGAGAGACGCGGCCGAAAGAGATGCGCGACCGTGGAATCCAGCAGGTGCGATACTACATCGGCGTTCAAGTCACCCCGCTGGAGGTCTATGACCGCTTCCGAGACGAGGGGACGCCGGCCGAGAAGCTGACGCAGTTTCCCGTCATTGGGTTCCTCTTCAACCCGTTCGTGACCCGCCGAGAGGACCTCACCGACGTCGAGCGCCGCGCACAGATGTTCGAGAAGCTGGATAGCCGGGTCAACGACGTGCGGTCGGAGTTCATCCAGCAGGCCTCGGGTTGGTCCGCCCGCCGGCTCAGCACGGTCGAGCTGTTCGTGTTGAATATGGACTTCTGGAACGGCCGCGAACACGACTACGACGAAGCCGAGCGCGTCGTTCGCGAACAACCCATCATCGGCCATTCGCGCCGGGAGGATGCCCACGATGCGTAA
- a CDS encoding transfer complex protein (KEGG: hsl:OE5009R transfer complex protein) → MRNLVLQTGSGAVAQLTEWLTNPTSAEGAALYILLAVLVGIGGKLLWDWYTEDDEEEVEFSDLLDEETIEQGAAERQLLDDIAESHKTVTAPAAIEWETRAARVGEQWTTTLYIADYPDYPNDGYLSELFEMTDVQFDLTAHITPKNQERARNELQDIADDLQVDADLEQSVRSAYLQERANEAAATYKAVENGANVFDQGMFITVRADEKDDLQDAVQKVKSALRDDPANLTPKTAICRQDLALQSAAPIGDNEFGRTSIALGGAVGALLSSPHNATILEEGGVEFGIHKDNQSPVVIDPFARDNGYAMFTVGDTGSGKSFSSKQNFIRSIEQSKDRIGIILEPLNNWAGVAEALDAKRITVGGTLGLNPLEIRETPEHVQRAMGEDASPFNEKLDDAMSFLTNFFALRGISLGDRRTTLELGLKRAYKRNDITDDISTHSNPSPTIRDMMDVFEDMVNDPEEFVVRSDEEAGKIKEDATWLLDQLRPFEADGRHANLGQESDFDIRDEKVIYLDLAQQEGSVDSSTALTMQLLISLVYERAKVSDKEVVFYIDEARYIMQDAASLAFLETVFRHHRHHDLSIRLVTQTVDEFFEHAESEAILDQCAVKQFHRLDGMDEEWADEFGLNYAQMRFVQDAVPGNEDAGFSEALVGVDGEWRGIQVKAMPKEKQVIDFDPTSQVRSSLPGAGDDAVDTEMEEFQEELEHRATNGTSETSELNEEPDAVEAEPDGGSTEGTNDD, encoded by the coding sequence ATGCGTAACCTCGTCCTCCAGACGGGCAGCGGAGCCGTCGCCCAGCTCACGGAGTGGCTCACGAATCCGACCTCAGCTGAAGGGGCGGCCCTCTACATTCTGCTCGCGGTACTGGTTGGGATCGGCGGAAAACTCCTCTGGGACTGGTACACCGAAGACGACGAGGAAGAGGTCGAGTTCTCGGATCTCCTCGACGAGGAGACCATCGAACAGGGCGCGGCCGAACGCCAGCTCCTCGACGATATCGCCGAGTCACACAAGACGGTGACCGCGCCGGCGGCGATCGAGTGGGAAACGCGCGCGGCACGGGTCGGCGAGCAGTGGACGACGACCCTGTACATCGCTGACTACCCGGACTACCCCAACGACGGCTATCTCTCAGAGCTCTTCGAGATGACCGACGTGCAGTTCGATCTGACGGCCCACATCACGCCGAAGAACCAGGAGCGTGCCCGGAACGAACTGCAGGATATCGCTGACGACCTTCAGGTCGACGCCGACCTCGAACAGAGCGTCCGGAGCGCCTACCTCCAAGAGCGCGCCAACGAGGCCGCAGCGACGTACAAGGCCGTCGAGAACGGCGCGAACGTCTTCGACCAGGGGATGTTCATCACGGTCAGGGCCGACGAGAAGGACGACCTCCAGGATGCTGTCCAGAAGGTCAAGAGCGCGCTCCGTGACGACCCCGCGAACCTCACGCCAAAGACGGCGATCTGTCGGCAGGACCTCGCCCTTCAGTCCGCCGCGCCCATCGGCGACAACGAGTTCGGACGGACGTCTATTGCGCTCGGCGGCGCCGTCGGCGCGTTACTCTCCTCGCCGCACAACGCGACGATTCTTGAGGAGGGTGGCGTCGAGTTCGGGATTCACAAAGACAATCAGAGCCCGGTCGTCATCGACCCGTTCGCCCGGGATAACGGGTACGCGATGTTCACCGTCGGCGATACGGGCTCGGGGAAGTCGTTCAGTTCGAAGCAGAACTTCATCCGCTCCATCGAGCAGAGCAAGGACCGCATCGGCATCATCCTCGAACCGCTGAACAACTGGGCCGGCGTCGCCGAAGCCCTCGACGCCAAACGCATTACTGTGGGCGGCACGCTCGGACTGAACCCCTTGGAGATTCGGGAGACGCCCGAGCACGTCCAGCGGGCGATGGGCGAGGACGCCAGCCCGTTCAACGAGAAGCTCGATGACGCGATGAGCTTCCTCACGAACTTCTTCGCGCTCCGCGGCATCTCGCTTGGCGACCGCCGGACGACGCTCGAACTCGGACTCAAGCGGGCATACAAACGGAACGACATCACTGACGACATCTCGACACACAGCAATCCGAGCCCGACGATTCGGGATATGATGGACGTCTTCGAGGATATGGTCAACGACCCCGAGGAGTTCGTCGTCCGGTCCGATGAGGAGGCAGGGAAGATCAAGGAGGACGCGACGTGGCTGCTCGACCAACTACGTCCTTTCGAGGCGGACGGCCGCCACGCGAATCTCGGCCAAGAATCGGACTTCGACATCCGGGACGAGAAGGTCATCTACCTCGATCTCGCCCAGCAGGAGGGTAGCGTCGACAGCAGCACGGCGTTGACGATGCAGTTGCTCATCTCGCTGGTGTACGAGCGAGCGAAGGTCTCGGACAAGGAGGTCGTGTTCTACATCGACGAGGCCCGCTACATCATGCAGGACGCCGCGAGCCTGGCGTTCCTCGAGACGGTATTCCGCCATCATCGGCACCACGATCTCTCCATTCGGCTGGTTACGCAGACCGTCGACGAGTTCTTCGAACACGCCGAAAGCGAGGCCATCCTGGATCAGTGTGCGGTCAAGCAGTTCCACCGCCTCGACGGGATGGACGAGGAGTGGGCCGACGAGTTCGGGCTGAACTACGCGCAGATGCGGTTCGTCCAGGACGCCGTGCCCGGCAACGAGGACGCCGGCTTCTCCGAGGCACTGGTGGGTGTCGACGGCGAGTGGCGCGGCATCCAGGTCAAAGCGATGCCCAAAGAGAAGCAGGTCATCGACTTCGATCCGACCTCCCAAGTTCGGTCCTCACTCCCCGGCGCCGGCGACGATGCCGTCGATACCGAGATGGAGGAGTTCCAAGAAGAGCTCGAGCATCGAGCAACGAACGGAACGAGCGAAACGAGCGAACTGAACGAGGAACCAGACGCCGTCGAAGCTGAGCCAGACGGCGGGTCAACGGAGGGGACCAACGATGACTGA